Part of the Sorghum bicolor cultivar BTx623 chromosome 1, Sorghum_bicolor_NCBIv3, whole genome shotgun sequence genome, AGCAACATGAGAAGGGGAAAGTATGAATAGGGATGGAATATATATTAGCAAATTGGTGACTAAAATCTGTCACAACCAGATAAAGAGAGATAAGAatgtgtgtctatatatatgAGTATAGTGTTTGAATACGAAACATGAGAGAGTTGTTTTAACTAAACACATGTCAACACACACATGTGTAGGTGCCATGCAAATGTGAAAACTACAAATTAAATGGGGATAGAGAAATATACAGATAAATTCATGGCTAAGGTCTAACAAAACTAGATAAAGATAAGAATTATATAATTATACAAGTTTTAACTTTGAAAATAAGTTACACATACGGAGTGTTACGTACACTATTGAAGCCACTGATTTTTTACAATCTTATCAAAACGTTCAACCAGTTTTGAAGTCAATAAATATATGTGCATATATGCATTTCAAACGGAAAAATGATACTCCCCCCGTCTTAAATATAAGGGTTCTAGTGTTTAAAATTTGTACCAAAATACAAAGTATTATATTCTGAACAAAATGTATGATTGAGTATCTCATTCAATCAAAGAATTAAAAGAACCGTAAAAAGATTCAGAAACTAGCTAAGCACACAGAAAAAACAATATGTAGCCATTCATTCCCGTTTTTGTATTTGTTGTGAACTTGTGATACATACAGCTTGCATGTGCATATATAAATACCACGATCGAGTCGATAATAAAGATACATACATATAGATCAATTTGATCAGGCCCTTATTCCTCTCATGAGAGTAGTTACCCGGATGGGATCGagtaaaataaatattatttccgGATTTCCCGCCATATATAGGCACCGTATTTCCcgccatatatatatgcatgattTGAACGTGCACGCACTGCTGTCACACTTTAATGTTGAGCACCAGGGGCGCGTCGTCCTTGTCGACGGTGAATGTCTGGGAGACCTTGCCGGTGGGGGTGGTCACGTCGACGTGGTACTCGCCGTGGTGGCCGCGGAACTTGTACTCGCCGTTCTCGTCGGCGTGGCCGTGCGAGTGCGTGAGCCACTCGCGCTTGAGCTGCAGCAGCCGGCGGCCTGCCTCGTTGACCTGCCCCTCGGCGTCGACGAGGTGCGCGTCGTCGCGGCTCATGAAGAGCTCCCAGAACCCCCAGAGCATGACGCCCTCCACGGCCGGGTGCGCGTACGCCTCCCGCAGCATCACCTCCAGGTCGTCGGCGCGCACGTGCTCGTTCGCCGACGACACGTCCACCTCCGTGAACCAGATCGGCAGGCCGAGCACGGCGAGCCGGTCGAGCACGGAGCGGATCACCGGCCCCACCGGGTTGCTGACGTGGCCCTGCAGCCCGACGCCGCCCACCGGCGCGCCCTGCTCCTGCAGCCCGACGATCTGCTGGATGTAGGCCTCCGGCGTGGCGTGGGTGTCGCACATGCCCTCCACGTTGTAGTCGTTGACGAAGAGCAGCGCGTCCGGGTCGAGCTCGCTGGCCGTCTTGAACATGGCGGCGCGGATGTCCTTGCCGAGCTTGTCCTGGTAGAAGGACCCGTGCAGCATCTCGTTGTTGACGTCGTAGTGCTTGAACTTGCCCTTGTACCGGGTGAGCAGCCCGTTGATGCGGCTGCTCACGGCGGCGGACAGGTCGTCGGTGGACAGCgtcttcacccactgctgcacGGCGCTGTCCACCTCCCAGAAGATGCAGTGCCCGCGCACGCACATGCCGTGGTCGGAGCAGAGGCGGAGgaggtcgtcggcgtcggcgtagttCATCTGCCCGCGCTGCGGCTCCGTCCAGTACCACTTGAGCTCGTTGCCGAACACCGCCCAGTTGAAGTTCTTGGTGAAGAAGTCGACGAAGTCCTCGTTGTCCATGTTGGTGCGCATGATGCAGGCGCCCAGCGGGAAGCTGTTGGACACCTGGCGCACGCGCACCTCCACGCCGTCGGCGGCGTccttgacggcggcggcggccccgtCGGCGCCCGTCGTCACCTTGAGCACCACGTCCCGCTTGCGCACCTTGTCGGTGAGCCGCCTCAGGTGCTTGACGCGGGCCTTCCGGTCGACCGGGAACACCTGGAGCCCCGCGACCATGAGGTCGACGCCGGCGTCGGGGCCCTGGACGTACACCATGACGCGCGACGCCGGCTTCGTCTCGACGCGGAGCGCTCCGCCGACCTCGTACCAGCGCTCGTCGCGCGCCATGACCTGGCCGCCGTTGATCCACTGGCTGTCGACGGCGAAGGCGATGTTGATGGTCtgcggcgccgccgcgccgccgacgCGGACCCAGGCGGAGACCTGGTACGTGGCGTAGAGCGTGAGCTTGTCGGTGATGATCTGCGCGGGGCCCATCCACGTCTGCGTGCGGTTGGTGACGTGGATGTGCTTGCCGTTGAGCGGCTCGTCGCCCAGCGCCAGGGAGTCCTGCGCCATGGGCGGCAGCACCCGCGGCCCGCCGTCGTGGACGGACAGCGTGCACGGGCCCAGCGGGAACCACCCGTTCAGCCCGTCGTCCAGGTTGCAGTTCTGGATGATGTTGGCGCCGTACTCAAGATTCTGCACCACAGCAGCAACCAGATTAAGTAGATTGCGTTGCGTCATCCAATCCAAGACATGGAAAGATTTTTAGTATCTGGCACACTACTGTCATATTCAGAGAAACGTGAAGAAACATGCACGTATCGCAGCAGATTTGCCGCACGGCAATGTACTGAACTGTCATGGTGAATGCAAATCCCGAGGACATTGTGTTCAAATCACCTCGAAGTCcggtgccggcgccggcggtgcCTTCTGCGCGTGCTTCACCACCAAGCTGTCGAGCAGCACGTCGACGCCGGCCGGCGGCCCTTCGATGTAGATGGACGCCTTGGCCACCGTGCTGTTGAGCAGGATCTTCCCTTGCAGCTGCACCCACTCCTTGTCCGACACCTGCGACCTGCACAGCACACCGCCATTATTCCTCCGTCAGAGAGAGCGCGCGAAACTCAACGCACCGTtcacgaccccccccccccggcggcGAGAAGGAAACCCAAACTTACTTGCCGATGCCGAGGTACTGCTGCCTGCCGTCGGCAGTCTGCACGCCGAGCGTGGCGCGCACCTCGCACGGCGCCACGGCCGCCGCCGACGAGTGGAGGCGCACGGTGGCCGTGGCCTCGTAGAGCAGCTTGCGCTGGAGGCGCGCCGTGACGTCCTGCTGCACGCCGTTCCACGTGTCGGTCCGCCCCGTGGCGGCCACGAAGTACTTGCCGTTGGCCGggagcaccttgccgtcgtccAGCGAGTCGTGCAGCTCGATCTTGCACCCGTTCCCGGCCCAGTTGTCAAGCCCGTCGTCGAACTCCGGGTTCAGGATGATGTTGTCGTCGCCGGCGCCGTCGCCAACCACCACGACGAGCCCCGCCGCGTCGTCGCCGCCGATCGCCGCCATTGTTATATATCGCAGTGAAGTCTCGAGCGCCGACCGATCGAGCTTACTACGACTTGATCTGCTACCAGTTGGTTACTCGAGCTGGCTGGTTAATGATCTGCTGATGAGGCGAATGCCACGCAGTGATCACGTATATATACAGAGATCGATATGATCCTGCGAAATGCGCGTGGCGCCTGGCTGGGATTGCAAGCTACGTAGAGGAGAAATAATTGGCATCGATCGCTGGATGGATCGGTTTCTTCGTTTGGCCTTGACGAACACTTGATCTGCCTCTGGCTCGTGGTTAACGACGCCATATCCACAGACGATCTGCCTTGGACCGGATGGTTGCTTCAGCTTAGGGGTTGAATTACCAGGCGCAACGCGACATAATCCAATCCATCTGCATGATCGATCCCAATTCTTGCACCGCAATATACGGCTCTCGTTTTCCATGGAAGGCTGGAAGGAAGTGCTCCGATCGATCCGTGTATGGATGGACGAGCGCAGCAGCCTGCGCGTTGGAGTTGGAGTGAAGGCAGGAGCGGGCTGAAGATTGACGAAACACACTGGCGCCAGTGGCTCCTCCACCGGCTCCTGTAAGCAAAGCGCACCGAAGGGCCGGGGGTCGGGTGATTAGCTAGATTGCGTTTGAGCGAATGGGGATTAAGAGCGGGAAGATCACGGCAAGGCGGCTTCGCATGTGGAGAACGGCGCGGCCGCGCGCATGCTATTGCTAAAACTGGATGTGCGGGGGCGGTTGGGACGTCGCCGTCGCTGGGAAAGACGGGGCATCGCCGGGCTGCCATTGGCTTGCTGGAGCAGCGAGCATACTATAACGGGAGACGGGGAGACTTGGCTTGCTGACACAGTTTTGTGTTGCGAGTAGAACAGTGGATGTGAGAGGAAAAGATGGTGCGGGTTCAGCTCTCGAATCTCGATGACGAATGGAGCTTTCGGTTGCAGATCCGGCCCATGCAGTAGCGGACGTGTCGATCGGCCTGCATGGCCGCGGGCTGAGAGGGTCACTGAATGGGCTGCGCCTATTAGGCCAGAAGATGCACGTGTACGAGCAGCATCGAGTTTTGTGGACTTTCAGCCCTTTTTTATTTGCTCCCGTCTAGTTTGGTTGATAGTATTTTTAGCAATGACTTATCAACCAAACGAACACACTAGTTGAAGGACAAAATGCCTCGTTTGTACATTTGAGAAATAGAGTTATACTTCAATCCACCTCAATACACGTGGATAGTGGCGTATTCAGGATAAGGATAAAAGAGAGGCTAAATAGTGAGCATTTAGAATTAATAAGGATTTAAAATTAATTAACACTGATTGATGAACACATAAGACTTTAGGGGGGGAGCTAGAGTCCATCTGCGTCCCTTTGGATCCGCCCCTACACGTGGACTAGGATAAATACTACAGAatatctaaataaggcctataATAGATTTTGAATGAGCCAACCTAAAGACATGTTTGGGAGGTTGAATGCCTGCAGCATTGCAAAGATATATTTGGTAAAAAGACATGTTTTGATGCACAAACAATAGATACTTTAAGCAAAGTTGATCGAGAGTACTTGGAGTAGATAGAGAATAATAGGAGATGATTTGGATGAGACAGACTTCAAATAGAGTCAATATTGAAATTTAAAGTGCACCAAATCAATTGATCAAGACCACTGGATTATCCAATGGCACTGTGCCATGCTTAGTGTTACTCATTCGATGATATAGTGAAGGGTCCTAAGTGGATCAGCGGATGGTCTGGTGTCAATATGTAAAGTGGAAGTTCATCTTGGACATGCTTTGCTTGAGTGAACAATATCAGCGATAATGTGCAATGTCTAGTTCAAAGTTGGACATGCTTACTATTGTGCACCATATGATCTGCTATGTACCTTGGTGTTCACAAATTATCATGCGGTGAGGAATTTTTTTTGGTGAATCTTCAACAGTTATCATTGTAAAATGGTGGAAATGGAAGCACATATGATTCGATGCCTCTTAGTGATCAAGGCCCTATGGATCATCTAGTGGTGCTTTCTGTCGGTGTCGGAATCCACCAGCTAGTAAATTTGTGTGATTACGCATTTAGGCTCAGATGGTGAGCTAAGGTGGGCACAGTTGTGGAGCTAGAGCAAATTCAAGGGGTGCATTTGCCTTGTGGGTGCGTAGACTTTTATCGTGAGGGTGCGAATATGGTAAAAATTTAgacattattattattttttaaatttttgtgggtgtggaCGCACCCACAATTCACTATATACATCCGCCCCTGGGTGGGCacaagggtttatactggtttggGCAGAATGTCCCTAGTCCAGTCATGGCGCTTCTGTGCTACCCAGTCTTTGTTGTTGGGGGTTACAAATGGGCGAGAGAGAGCTACCAAGTCTGTGTTTTGCTGGAGAACTGTGGTGTTCAGTGAGCTTATTCAAGAAGGGTCTCAAGGTCTCCCTTTTATAGCTCAACCAAGGAGCCTTGGGGTACACGCTGAAGGAGGAAGAAAGACagaggaaaagaagaaaaaggaaaacaggGACACACGAGAGAAGGGCTTCTATGTCATGTCGCTCCCTATCTGCAGCCGAGGCCCATCGGACCAGTCAACGAGGATGGGGATTCCCCCCCCATGTAACCATGTCACTGTTGTGGCAACAACAATGGCGTGTTGTCCGCTCGTTTATGGTGCCCCACGCTGCTACGTTGCGTTGCGCGGCGCGGCCTGCGACTCGACCTACGATTCTTCCGATTGGCATCGTACACGACCTCAATGACATAGTGCTAGCCCGCCCTACCCTATTGTGGGTGTGCACCCCTAGATGTGGACTAACATAGTATAGTTGGTGTGAGGATGTGCTAACTCCTGTACGGCAGGACGATGCCATGGTATGGACCCTCCACGTGTGGGGTGGCCGTGGACGACCTGGGTTTGCCATGCGTCTAGGCATTTATTGCCTGACCCTAGATTAGGACGCGAGTCTCATCCCCTTTCCTGAATTGGGCCGGTTTGACGCCCTCAGTGATCGAGCAAGGTGAAACCTATTCTCCAGCAGCCACGCGGGCCAGGGCTCTCATCGGGGCCTTTCAAGATGATCTTGGGCTTCTCTTTCAAGGACACATGAACTTGTTTCGGCCATGTTCCTTGATCGCCTCCATGGCGTCGTTGGCCTGCTAAAGCCTTCCTTCCCGGGTATCCTAAATATTGATACCTGACACTTTCTTTAGCAGCTCTTTTTGGAACAATTGGATGCTCTCTCATGCCTATATATACGTTCTTTATATCATTTGGAGCCCTCTTGAATCCCTTGAAGGTTTACACTATTGGAGAGGCATTGAGAAAAAGGTTGGGCACTTCAAGTCAAGGAGAGTGCTTAGGATTGGTCTTAGTGTGCACCCTTTGTGCTCTTGGCTTGGAGTCTGATCAAGCGAAGATCAAATACTTGTTACTCTTTGAGTTTGGTAGCTGCTAAACGACCTAATGGAGCAATATGTAACCTTTCTAGGAGAAGTTGATTATCGGAAGGATCCTAACTTTGTGTCTAGTTCGTAAAGAGAGACCCAACAACCCATAGTGAAGAATGGGTACTTATAGTGGATCTTGAGCTTTGGTGGTTCAAGAGAGCTCAACCTTAGTGGATTCTCCAACATTGATTGTGGGCTAGTGGCGACTACTCGACACCTTAAGAAAAACCTAGTTGCCTTTTGTCCACTCTTTTCTTTCATACTCCCTTCGTCCCATAAATATGGTTGTTTGGGAGCAAAGCTCTTGTACCAAGGAAGGTGGTGAAGTACCTGCATACCCCTACTATCCATGATTATAGCTGGTAAAAAGTATTACCAGTAGTACAAGTAGcaacacaatttgaatgggAGGAGTCAAGGATAGGTTCGGAGCTGAACGCTGGTCAGTGGACATAGACAACTGCTCGTACGACACCTGTAACTAGGACCTACAACACAACCCAGCGATGTTTTTTCTAGGACAACATTTGAATCCTTGAACGACTCTTTTAAAGGAACAGAGGGGGTAGGCATTATTTTGTTGCTTATCTTGTTGTGTGCTCGGTGATTTGTGTGAATCTTTTGCTTGGATTTGATTtttttcttaggccttgtttagttcatcccgaaaaccaaaaaattttcaagatttcctgtcacatcgaatcttttggtacatgcatgaagcattaaatatagacgaaaataaaaactaactgtacagtttacctgtaaatcacgagacgaatcttttgatcctagttagtccataattagacaatatttgccacaaacaaacgaaagtgctacagtagcgaaatctaaaattttttcgcatctaaacaaggccttagtgtgtTTCGCTGGGGAAGTTTTATTCTCGCATTCTTCTGACGACTACTTGCTTGTGTCAACATCACAAATTTCCCCAACGCGCATACTACTCTCTCCTTCATTAGCAGTAGCAGGTCAGGACACGAGGTAGggcggcctcgtttagttccaaaatattttgcaaaatcgacactgtagatttttcgtttgtatttgacaaatattgtctaatcatggactaactagg contains:
- the LOC8056729 gene encoding uncharacterized protein LOC8056729 translates to MAAIGGDDAAGLVVVVGDGAGDDNIILNPEFDDGLDNWAGNGCKIELHDSLDDGKVLPANGKYFVAATGRTDTWNGVQQDVTARLQRKLLYEATATVRLHSSAAAVAPCEVRATLGVQTADGRQQYLGIGKSQVSDKEWVQLQGKILLNSTVAKASIYIEGPPAGVDVLLDSLVVKHAQKAPPAPAPDFENLEYGANIIQNCNLDDGLNGWFPLGPCTLSVHDGGPRVLPPMAQDSLALGDEPLNGKHIHVTNRTQTWMGPAQIITDKLTLYATYQVSAWVRVGGAAAPQTINIAFAVDSQWINGGQVMARDERWYEVGGALRVETKPASRVMVYVQGPDAGVDLMVAGLQVFPVDRKARVKHLRRLTDKVRKRDVVLKVTTGADGAAAAVKDAADGVEVRVRQVSNSFPLGACIMRTNMDNEDFVDFFTKNFNWAVFGNELKWYWTEPQRGQMNYADADDLLRLCSDHGMCVRGHCIFWEVDSAVQQWVKTLSTDDLSAAVSSRINGLLTRYKGKFKHYDVNNEMLHGSFYQDKLGKDIRAAMFKTASELDPDALLFVNDYNVEGMCDTHATPEAYIQQIVGLQEQGAPVGGVGLQGHVSNPVGPVIRSVLDRLAVLGLPIWFTEVDVSSANEHVRADDLEVMLREAYAHPAVEGVMLWGFWELFMSRDDAHLVDAEGQVNEAGRRLLQLKREWLTHSHGHADENGEYKFRGHHGEYHVDVTTPTGKVSQTFTVDKDDAPLVLNIKV